Proteins found in one Thermaerobacter subterraneus DSM 13965 genomic segment:
- a CDS encoding SWIM zinc finger family protein has translation MERNHPGHPPADHLLAAVDEAMLARLAPEPVRIRALDLFLLGRVEHRLVSGVRLLGEVRGSRGVYRTVVHVLRGPEGPDAAGQCECPRRARGGLCKHAVALLYAWIHAPETFASVDQRLEHLEERPRGELLELIRRLVEEEPALLAEVDAAIPAPAPPPEEPAPAGGTGPAGATPGAQGDDGSASRQDPVAAGGREPNSAGAPEPAPDGRVAVAPAGSRPAARPSAWLLELERRADPDPETLHRWADALEAGWAGTQSSPAPLTGPGSPSRALAAAAVDALTLTVTGLLWRQAGLVLAARARGEAAAARWLFRRWEAAARLLTRLEALPTGGSPEALGHGPGTGDPAAGSGTPGTRGAGEPATRDGNGSRAPRHVPGAAGRPGHGVTHPAGQGLAAQPAGGPGRPGPLRSRAAASVAVTAAALGPEALLAGSRFFRETGRYEVALSLARRALAQAGEPDVLAAARQAVAEVWLDRGRPERAVPYLAANFADRPSRAALDALEAAARAAGEWERVAPGVERHLEQRGDAALRAELLLRQNDWRRLAAWLEQPDARSVLPARLLVAAADQLRRPAPELAAVLYREAIARPDAGNPRDLAARWQALQHRLGGGHPVPPGISSGGDGGSPQEDGER, from the coding sequence ATGGAACGGAACCACCCTGGCCATCCCCCGGCCGATCACCTGCTGGCCGCCGTCGACGAGGCCATGCTGGCCCGGCTGGCGCCCGAGCCCGTTCGCATCCGGGCCCTGGACCTGTTTCTGCTGGGCCGGGTGGAACACCGCCTGGTTTCGGGTGTCCGGTTGCTGGGGGAAGTGCGCGGCTCTCGCGGCGTCTACCGGACGGTGGTCCACGTGCTGCGCGGTCCGGAGGGGCCCGATGCGGCAGGCCAGTGCGAGTGTCCGCGCCGGGCCCGGGGCGGCCTGTGCAAGCATGCCGTGGCGCTGCTTTACGCCTGGATCCACGCGCCCGAGACCTTCGCCTCCGTGGACCAGCGGCTGGAGCACCTGGAGGAACGGCCCCGGGGGGAGCTGCTGGAACTGATCCGCCGGCTGGTCGAGGAAGAACCGGCCCTCTTGGCCGAAGTGGACGCGGCGATCCCGGCTCCGGCCCCGCCGCCGGAGGAACCGGCTCCGGCGGGCGGCACGGGTCCGGCGGGTGCCACCCCTGGTGCCCAGGGGGATGACGGCTCCGCCTCCCGGCAGGATCCCGTTGCCGCCGGTGGGCGGGAACCAAACTCCGCCGGGGCGCCGGAACCCGCCCCGGACGGCCGGGTGGCCGTGGCACCGGCGGGCTCCCGGCCTGCCGCGCGCCCGTCCGCGTGGCTGCTGGAGCTGGAGCGCCGGGCAGACCCCGACCCGGAGACCCTGCACCGGTGGGCGGATGCCCTGGAGGCCGGATGGGCAGGCACGCAGAGCTCCCCGGCCCCCCTGACAGGCCCCGGCTCTCCCTCCCGGGCCCTGGCGGCGGCCGCCGTCGACGCCCTGACCCTGACGGTGACGGGGCTTCTCTGGCGCCAGGCCGGCCTGGTGCTGGCGGCCCGGGCCCGGGGCGAGGCGGCGGCCGCCCGCTGGCTCTTCCGCCGGTGGGAGGCAGCCGCGCGCCTGTTAACCCGACTGGAAGCCCTGCCCACCGGCGGCTCACCGGAGGCCCTCGGCCACGGTCCGGGCACCGGCGACCCCGCAGCCGGGTCCGGCACCCCCGGCACCCGCGGCGCCGGCGAACCGGCGACCCGGGACGGGAACGGAAGCCGCGCCCCCCGCCACGTTCCGGGTGCCGCGGGCCGGCCCGGCCACGGCGTCACCCACCCGGCGGGCCAAGGGCTCGCGGCCCAACCGGCGGGCGGTCCCGGCCGGCCGGGACCGCTCCGGTCCCGCGCAGCGGCCTCCGTGGCCGTCACCGCCGCTGCCCTGGGCCCCGAGGCGCTGCTGGCCGGGAGCCGGTTCTTCCGGGAAACGGGGCGGTACGAGGTGGCCCTCAGCCTGGCTCGCCGTGCCCTGGCCCAGGCGGGCGAGCCGGACGTCTTGGCGGCGGCCCGCCAGGCAGTGGCAGAGGTGTGGCTGGACCGGGGGCGTCCCGAGCGGGCGGTACCGTATCTGGCCGCCAACTTCGCCGACCGCCCGTCCCGGGCGGCCCTGGACGCCCTGGAGGCCGCCGCCCGGGCCGCGGGCGAATGGGAGAGGGTGGCCCCAGGGGTAGAGCGCCACCTGGAGCAGAGGGGCGATGCCGCCCTGCGCGCCGAACTGCTGCTCCGCCAAAACGATTGGCGCCGTCTGGCCGCCTGGTTGGAGCAGCCCGACGCCCGCTCGGTCCTCCCCGCCCGGCTGCTGGTGGCCGCGGCCGACCAGCTCCGGCGCCCCGCACCGGAGCTGGCCGCCGTCCTCTACCGGGAAGCCATAGCCCGCCCGGACGCCGGCAACCCGCGGGATCTGGCGGCCCGCTGGCAGGCCCTGCAGCACCGCCTGGGAGGCGGCCACCCCGTGCCGCCCGGGATCTCCTCGGGCGGCGACGGCGGCAGCCCCCAGGAGGACGGGGAACGGTGA